The following proteins are co-located in the Microplitis demolitor isolate Queensland-Clemson2020A chromosome 5, iyMicDemo2.1a, whole genome shotgun sequence genome:
- the LOC103569098 gene encoding aminopeptidase N, with product MTQSCEVLAMMDAHTTTFGRKRGCTISRCGAFLLTTFFILGIVATGLLVYHFAPCLNGKSVDNADNFADSALLNSARTFATADAHKKKIDVRLPKSVVPDSYEIKLMPFIWEGNFTFNGEVTIYVNVTKDTKNITLHAADMKIDYQRTTIKEYNNNSSTKNVGKWFKIFDQTNDTARQFHIIHTSETLKAGMQYVIYLKFIGYLNDYLQGFYRSSYTAGNQTRWIATTQFQATDARRAFPCFDEPALKAKFQISIARPTNMTSVSNMPRIGEPERVRGMPTYVWDHYQRSVPMSTYLVAFLVSDFEVLKSADNLFGVWARKEAIEQARYSLEIGPKILKHYEDYFQIKFPLPKMDMVALPDFAAGAMENWGLITYRETAMLFQEGVSTSNSQQRVATVIAHELAHQWFGNLVTPSWWSDLWLNEGFASYVEYIGVDSVEPDWKILEQFVTYEVQNVFNLDALASSHPISIEVGHPDEISEIFDRISYGKGASIIRMMDHFLTTKVFKQGLTNYLTAKAYGNSEQNDLWNALTNQAHKDHVLSPNVTVKQIMDTWTLQTGFPVVTVTRDYKSGGAYLTQERFMLQNSTTEVSMGESLWWIPITYTTEAVKNFNNTKPSHWMNAQRSLSLSNIGASNNQWAIFNILETGFYRVNYDKINWQLITKQLNTANYKDISTINRGQLIDDALNLARAGRIDYSTALDVTSYLAHETEYVPWKSALTALNYLDNMLNKYQGYDRFRVYMLKLLDNIYREVGFKDTPGDPQLTVFTRIDILLWACTFGHDDCVRNAVMQFQNWRNSPDPDTSNPISPNLKSVVYCTAIRTGGQAEWDFAWERYQKTNVGSEKDLLMYALGCSREPWILSRYLEWATTENSGIRKQDTSRVFSSVANNAIGQPLVFSFLRNQWARLRKFCGSSLLAINNIVKSATKKINTKYELKDLLDFAQEHSSELGSATRTVQQSVEQADANIRWLDRNYITIRDWLLRNTA from the exons ATGACACAATCTTGTGAAGTCTTAGCTATGATGGATGCACATACTACGACATTTGGTCGTAAACGCGGCTGTACAATTTCAAGATGCGGTGCATTTTTACTCACGACATTTTTCATCCTTGGTATTGTAGCGACAGGGTTACTAGTATATCATTTTGCGCCTTGTCTTAATGGTAAATCTGTCGACAATGCGGACAATTTTGCGGACAGTGCACTCTTGAATTCCGCACGAACATTCGCCACGGCAGATGCGCACAAAAAAAAGATTGACGTTCGTCTACCCAAGTCGGTAGTTCCTGATtcttatgaaataaaattgatgcCATTTATTTGGGAAGGCAATTTCACATTTAATGGcgag gtAACTATTTATGTGAATGTAACAAAGGATACTAAGAACATAACACTGCATGCAGCAGATATGAAAATAGATTATCAACGAACAACaataaaagaatataataataattctagtACTAAAAATGTAGGTAAAtggtttaaaatatttgaccAAACAAACGACACTGCCAGACAATTTCACATAATCCATACTAGCGAGACTTTGAAAGCTGGCATGCAGTATGTAATTTACCTAAAGTTCATTGGCTATCTCAATGATTACCTTCAAGGCTTCTACCGAAGTTCTTACACTGCAGGAAACCAAACAAG ATGGATCGCAACAACTCAATTCCAAGCCACGGATGCTCGACGTGCATTTCCGTGTTTCGATGAGCCAGCACTTAAGgctaaatttcaaataagtaTTGCTAGACCTACAAATATGACTTCTGTGTCAAATATGCCTCGAATAGGTGAACCTGAACGAGT gcGTGGAATGCCGACGTATGTTTGGGATCACTACCAACGTTCAGTGCCAATGTCAACTTACTTAGTAGCGTTTTTAGTCTCTGATTTTGAAGTCTTGAAGTCGGCTGATAATCTGTTTGGAGTTTGGGCACGCAAAGAAGCTATCGAACAAGCGCGATACAGTTTAGAAATCGGGCCTAAAATACTTAAACACTACGAAgactattttcaaattaaatttccgcTTCCCAAAATGGATATGGTTGCGTTGCCAGATTTTGCTGCCGGCGCTATGGAAAATTGGGGCTTAATTACTTACAG agaAACAGCAATGTTGTTTCAAGAAGGCGTATCAACCAGTAATAGTCAACAACGCGTGGCAACAGTAATTGCTCATGAATTAGCTCATCAGTGGTTTGGAAATTTAGTGACTCCCAGTTGGTGGTCGGATCTATGGTTAAATGAAGGATTTGCTAGCTACGTCGAGTACATTGGCGTTGATTCTGTAGAGCCAGATTGGAAAATACTCGAACAATTTGTCACTTATGAAGtacaaaatgtatttaatCTCGACGCTTTAGCTTCATCTCATCCAATATCTATTGAAGTCGGACACCCAGATGAAATAAGTGAAATATTCGACCGCATTTCTTACGGCAAAGGTGCTTCAATAATTCGTATGATGGATCACTTCTTAACTACTAAAGTATTTAAGCAGGGATTAACAAACTACTTGACTGCTAAAGCATACGGCAATTCAGAACAAAATGATCTTTGGAATGCATTAACAAATCAAGCGCACAAGGATCACGTATTGTCACCAAATGTTACCGTAAAACAAATTATGGATACTTGGACTCTACAAACAGGTTTTCCAGTAGTTACAGTTACACGTGATTATAAATCAGGTGGCGCTTATTTAACACAAGAACGTTTTATGCTGCAAAATAGTACTACTGAAGTATCAATGGGTGAATCGTTATGGTGGATACCaataacgtacacgactgaagctgttaaaaattttaacaataccAAACCATCACACTGGATGAATGCTCAACGTTCGTTGTCATTGTCAAATATTGGAGCATCAAATAATCAATGGGCTATTTTTAACATTCTCGAAACGGGATTTTATCGTGTTaactatgataaaataaactgGCAATTAATcacaaaacaattaaacacagctaattataaagatatatcaacaataaatcgtGGTCAACTAATTGATGATGCCCTTAATTTAGCACGTGCTGGAAGAATTGATTACTCAACTGCACTTGATGTTACTTCGTATTTGGCGCATGAAACAGAATATGTACCGTGGAAATCAGCTCTAACAGCTTTGAATTATCTGGATAACATGTTGAATAAATATCAGGGTTATGATAGATTTAGAGTCTACATGCTTAAGCTTTTGGATAATATCTATCGTGAAGTAGGCTTTAAAGACACTCCTGGTGATCCTCAACTAACTGTTTTTACACGTATTGATATACTTCTTTGGGCATGTACTTTTGGTCATGATGATTGTGTTCGTAATGCCGTTATGCAATTTCAAAATTGGCGTAATTCGCCTGATCCAGATACAAGTAACCCAATTTCACCGAACTTAAAAAGTGTAGTTTATTGTACGGCAATCAGAACTGGTGGACAAGCTGAGTGGGACTTTGCATGGGAACGTTATCAAAAAACTAATGTAGGATCGGAAAAAGATTTACTTATGTACGCACTTGGATGTTCAAGAGAACCATGGATTTTAAGCCGGTATCTTGAATGGGCGACTACTGAAAACTCGGGAATTAGAAAACAAGATACGTCACGTGTATTTAGTTCTGTTGCTAATAATGCTATTGGTCAACCACTCGTATTTAGTTTTCTAAGAAATCAATGGGCTCGTTTGAGAAAATT ctgtGGGTCATCTTTATTAGCAATCAATAATATTGTTAAATCTgccactaaaaaaataaatacaaaatatgaactaaaagac ttattAGACTTTGCACAAGAACATAGCAGTGAATTGGGTAGTGCTACACGAACTGTTCAACAGTCAGTCGAACAAGCTGATGCAAATATCAGATGGTTAGACAGAAATTACATCACAATTCGCGATTGGTTATTGAGAAATACTGCGTga